From Seriola aureovittata isolate HTS-2021-v1 ecotype China chromosome 16, ASM2101889v1, whole genome shotgun sequence, one genomic window encodes:
- the plekho1a gene encoding pleckstrin homology domain-containing family O member 1-A isoform X1, producing the protein MKKSTQSRRGVQDSGQPVVQQPEKVGWIRKFCGRGIFRELWRNRYVVLRGDHLFISDKEVKDERKAQEVFDLADYERSEELRKAKSRSKKNHSRFTVLRCRQPGNTVPNLVFLAVSPEEKESWVNALNVAIIKAKNRVLDEVTIEEDSALVHPTRDRAKIPHGRRLPTRGHLMAVASTSSHGTLTLDLVAEEDGFFPDYDDDSQESWENSFRVDLQRGDFCGQVAVVGSRGVGGRQRAGTDVSKLRVISKEPKVKTGSLPRGSECSWGKQSHLEVHKTQQVLQTQSRTPQPGKRFSMQGRSRCASMDEVLSSRPAMIRSELRSALRRCPTEEEAGGGASVQPVGQLQSLIAQRMQRAQELLEEMRLQELQKAKAERERGGSSPYLKGIDSPRLHHLRGSDSPHSSRSSGSSRSRSSDSPRLRGKDSPRLRGRESPRSKAKKNRSKGTDSPRSRGSHSPAAKANDSPRPKESPRFTAPDSPRSKSSDKVCSPSLKGSSGSSGPNKDDSPVQKLPESPPCVRGCDSSQIKGSDSPCGSEAGSPRLGSSKESPCPSQKNSPSFSGSFESKTPDKHGLSPPLPASPPSLLSEEDLDVERRRAEAERLLEEAVSSWKEAQEVLQEVKELQSQTLRRQRRRTYEKMTSTTAVAAAADEDDTPASPTSPEEDDESETP; encoded by the exons atgaagaaaagCACCCAGAGCAGACGG GGCGTTCAGGACTCGGGTCAGCCGGTGGTCCAGCAGCCGGAGAAGGTCGGCTGGATAAGGAAGTTCTGCGGTCGAGGGATCTTCAGAGAACTGTGGAGGAACCGATATGTGGTGCTGAGAGGAGACcacctcttcatctctgacaAGGAG GTGAAAGACGAGCGTAAAGCACAGGAAGTGTTCGACCTGGCGGATTACGAGCGTTCGGAGGAGCTGAGGAAAGCAAAGAGTCGCAGCAAGAAGAACCACAGTCGCTTCACCGTCCTTCGCTGCAGACAGCCGGGAAACACT gTTCCCAACCTGGTGTTTCTAGCGGTGAGTCCTGAGGAAAAGGAATCATGGGTCAATGCCCTCAATGTGGCAATCATCAAAGCCAAGAACAGAGTTTTAGATGAG GTGACCATTGAGGAGGACAGTGCGCTGGTACATCCCACCAGAGACCGAGCAAAGATCCCTCATGGCCGCCGGCTGCCGACCAGAGGACACCTCATGGCTGTG GCGTCCACCTCCTCACATGGCACGCTGACCCTCGACCTGGTTGCTGAGGAGGACGGTTTCTTTCCGGACTACGATGACGACTCTCAGGAATCCTGGGAGAACAGCTTCCGGGTCGACCTGCAGAGGGGGGATTTCTGTGGACAGGTGGCGGTTGTAGGATCTCGGGGCGTTGGTGGACGTCAGCGGGCTGGCACCGATGTCTCAAAGCTCAGGGTGATCTCCAAGGAGCCCAAGGTGAAGACTGGCAGTTTGCCCAGGGGGAGTGAGTGCTCCTGGGGCAAACAGTCCCACCTGGAGGTCCACAAGACCCAGCAG GTCCTTCAGACTCAGTCTCGAACACCGCAGCCTGGGAAGAGGTTCAGCATGCAGGGTCGGAGTCGCTGTGCCTCCATGGATGAAGTCCTCTCCTCCAG ACCGGCGATGATTCGTTCGGAGTTGCGGTCTGCCCTTCGTCGTTGTCCGACTGAAGAGGAGGCGGGGGGCGGGGCTTCAGTGCAGCCAGTCGGTCAGCTGCAGAGTCTCATCGCCCAGAGGATGCAGAGAgctcaggagctgctggaggagatgaGACTGCAG GAGTTGCAGAAAGCCAAAGCAGAGCGGGAACGAGGAGGCAGCTCACCTTACCTGAAGGGCATCGACTCCCCTCGACTCCATCACCTCAGGGGCTCCGACTCTCCTCACTCCAG CAGGTCATCAGGATCTTcaaggagcaggagcagtgacTCTCCTCGCCTCCGAGGCAAAGACTCTCCTCGGCTGAGGGGGAGAGAGTCTCCTCGATCCAAAGCCAAGAAGAATCGCTCCAAAGGGACAGACTCGCCTCGCTCAAGAGGATCCCATTCTCCTGCCGCTAAAGCAAACGACTCCCCTCGACCGAAAGAGTCACCCCGTTTCACAGCCCCCGACTCTCCTAGATCAAAAAGCTCTGACAAAGTCTGTTCACCAAGCCTCAAGGGATCGTCCGGCTCCTCTGGTCCCAACAAAGACGACTCTCCTGTACAGAAGTTGCCCGAATCACCACCATGTGTCAGAGGATGTGACTCCTCTCAGATTAAAGGATCTGATTCACCTTGTGGCAGTGAAGCTGGCTCCCCTCGACTGGGGAGCAGCAAGGAGTCACCCTGTCCGAGTCAGAAGAACTCCCCGAGTTTCTCTGGATCCTTCGAGTCCAAAACCCCCGACAAGCACGGCCTGTCCCCACCTCTCCCAGCTTCACCTCCCTCCCTGCTGTCGGAGGAGGACCTGGATGTGGAGAGGAGGCGTGCTGAAGCCGAGCGCCTCCTGGAGGAGGCCGTGTCATCATGGAAGGAGGCACAGGAAGTgctgcaggaggtgaaggagctgcagagCCAGACGCTGCGGCGGCAGCGCAGGAGGACCTACGAAAAGATGACATCGACGACGGCGGTGGCCGCGGCAGCAGACGAGGACGACACGCCCGCCTCGCCAACATCACCGGAGGAGGATGACGAGTCAGAGACCCCTTGA
- the plekho1a gene encoding pleckstrin homology domain-containing family O member 1-A isoform X3, which yields MKERQRHEGRMERREDEVKDERKAQEVFDLADYERSEELRKAKSRSKKNHSRFTVLRCRQPGNTVPNLVFLAVSPEEKESWVNALNVAIIKAKNRVLDEVTIEEDSALVHPTRDRAKIPHGRRLPTRGHLMAVASTSSHGTLTLDLVAEEDGFFPDYDDDSQESWENSFRVDLQRGDFCGQVAVVGSRGVGGRQRAGTDVSKLRVISKEPKVKTGSLPRGSECSWGKQSHLEVHKTQQVLQTQSRTPQPGKRFSMQGRSRCASMDEVLSSRPAMIRSELRSALRRCPTEEEAGGGASVQPVGQLQSLIAQRMQRAQELLEEMRLQELQKAKAERERGGSSPYLKGIDSPRLHHLRGSDSPHSSRSSGSSRSRSSDSPRLRGKDSPRLRGRESPRSKAKKNRSKGTDSPRSRGSHSPAAKANDSPRPKESPRFTAPDSPRSKSSDKVCSPSLKGSSGSSGPNKDDSPVQKLPESPPCVRGCDSSQIKGSDSPCGSEAGSPRLGSSKESPCPSQKNSPSFSGSFESKTPDKHGLSPPLPASPPSLLSEEDLDVERRRAEAERLLEEAVSSWKEAQEVLQEVKELQSQTLRRQRRRTYEKMTSTTAVAAAADEDDTPASPTSPEEDDESETP from the exons ATGAAGGAAAGGCAAAGGCATGAAGGAAGGATGGAAAGAAGAGAGGATGAG GTGAAAGACGAGCGTAAAGCACAGGAAGTGTTCGACCTGGCGGATTACGAGCGTTCGGAGGAGCTGAGGAAAGCAAAGAGTCGCAGCAAGAAGAACCACAGTCGCTTCACCGTCCTTCGCTGCAGACAGCCGGGAAACACT gTTCCCAACCTGGTGTTTCTAGCGGTGAGTCCTGAGGAAAAGGAATCATGGGTCAATGCCCTCAATGTGGCAATCATCAAAGCCAAGAACAGAGTTTTAGATGAG GTGACCATTGAGGAGGACAGTGCGCTGGTACATCCCACCAGAGACCGAGCAAAGATCCCTCATGGCCGCCGGCTGCCGACCAGAGGACACCTCATGGCTGTG GCGTCCACCTCCTCACATGGCACGCTGACCCTCGACCTGGTTGCTGAGGAGGACGGTTTCTTTCCGGACTACGATGACGACTCTCAGGAATCCTGGGAGAACAGCTTCCGGGTCGACCTGCAGAGGGGGGATTTCTGTGGACAGGTGGCGGTTGTAGGATCTCGGGGCGTTGGTGGACGTCAGCGGGCTGGCACCGATGTCTCAAAGCTCAGGGTGATCTCCAAGGAGCCCAAGGTGAAGACTGGCAGTTTGCCCAGGGGGAGTGAGTGCTCCTGGGGCAAACAGTCCCACCTGGAGGTCCACAAGACCCAGCAG GTCCTTCAGACTCAGTCTCGAACACCGCAGCCTGGGAAGAGGTTCAGCATGCAGGGTCGGAGTCGCTGTGCCTCCATGGATGAAGTCCTCTCCTCCAG ACCGGCGATGATTCGTTCGGAGTTGCGGTCTGCCCTTCGTCGTTGTCCGACTGAAGAGGAGGCGGGGGGCGGGGCTTCAGTGCAGCCAGTCGGTCAGCTGCAGAGTCTCATCGCCCAGAGGATGCAGAGAgctcaggagctgctggaggagatgaGACTGCAG GAGTTGCAGAAAGCCAAAGCAGAGCGGGAACGAGGAGGCAGCTCACCTTACCTGAAGGGCATCGACTCCCCTCGACTCCATCACCTCAGGGGCTCCGACTCTCCTCACTCCAG CAGGTCATCAGGATCTTcaaggagcaggagcagtgacTCTCCTCGCCTCCGAGGCAAAGACTCTCCTCGGCTGAGGGGGAGAGAGTCTCCTCGATCCAAAGCCAAGAAGAATCGCTCCAAAGGGACAGACTCGCCTCGCTCAAGAGGATCCCATTCTCCTGCCGCTAAAGCAAACGACTCCCCTCGACCGAAAGAGTCACCCCGTTTCACAGCCCCCGACTCTCCTAGATCAAAAAGCTCTGACAAAGTCTGTTCACCAAGCCTCAAGGGATCGTCCGGCTCCTCTGGTCCCAACAAAGACGACTCTCCTGTACAGAAGTTGCCCGAATCACCACCATGTGTCAGAGGATGTGACTCCTCTCAGATTAAAGGATCTGATTCACCTTGTGGCAGTGAAGCTGGCTCCCCTCGACTGGGGAGCAGCAAGGAGTCACCCTGTCCGAGTCAGAAGAACTCCCCGAGTTTCTCTGGATCCTTCGAGTCCAAAACCCCCGACAAGCACGGCCTGTCCCCACCTCTCCCAGCTTCACCTCCCTCCCTGCTGTCGGAGGAGGACCTGGATGTGGAGAGGAGGCGTGCTGAAGCCGAGCGCCTCCTGGAGGAGGCCGTGTCATCATGGAAGGAGGCACAGGAAGTgctgcaggaggtgaaggagctgcagagCCAGACGCTGCGGCGGCAGCGCAGGAGGACCTACGAAAAGATGACATCGACGACGGCGGTGGCCGCGGCAGCAGACGAGGACGACACGCCCGCCTCGCCAACATCACCGGAGGAGGATGACGAGTCAGAGACCCCTTGA
- the plekho1a gene encoding pleckstrin homology domain-containing family O member 1-A isoform X2 codes for MKKSTQSRRGVQDSGQPVVQQPEKVGWIRKFCGRGIFRELWRNRYVVLRGDHLFISDKEVKDERKAQEVFDLADYERSEELRKAKSRSKKNHSRFTVLRCRQPGNTVPNLVFLAVSPEEKESWVNALNVAIIKAKNRVLDEVTIEEDSALVHPTRDRAKIPHGRRLPTRGHLMAVASTSSHGTLTLDLVAEEDGFFPDYDDDSQESWENSFRVDLQRGDFCGQVAVVGSRGVGGRQRAGTDVSKLRVISKEPKVKTGSLPRGSECSWGKQSHLEVHKTQQVLQTQSRTPQPGKRFSMQGRSRCASMDEVLSSRPAMIRSELRSALRRCPTEEEAGGGASVQPVGQLQSLIAQRMQRAQELLEEMRLQELQKAKAERERGGSSPYLKGIDSPRLHHLRGSDSPHSRSSGSSRSRSSDSPRLRGKDSPRLRGRESPRSKAKKNRSKGTDSPRSRGSHSPAAKANDSPRPKESPRFTAPDSPRSKSSDKVCSPSLKGSSGSSGPNKDDSPVQKLPESPPCVRGCDSSQIKGSDSPCGSEAGSPRLGSSKESPCPSQKNSPSFSGSFESKTPDKHGLSPPLPASPPSLLSEEDLDVERRRAEAERLLEEAVSSWKEAQEVLQEVKELQSQTLRRQRRRTYEKMTSTTAVAAAADEDDTPASPTSPEEDDESETP; via the exons atgaagaaaagCACCCAGAGCAGACGG GGCGTTCAGGACTCGGGTCAGCCGGTGGTCCAGCAGCCGGAGAAGGTCGGCTGGATAAGGAAGTTCTGCGGTCGAGGGATCTTCAGAGAACTGTGGAGGAACCGATATGTGGTGCTGAGAGGAGACcacctcttcatctctgacaAGGAG GTGAAAGACGAGCGTAAAGCACAGGAAGTGTTCGACCTGGCGGATTACGAGCGTTCGGAGGAGCTGAGGAAAGCAAAGAGTCGCAGCAAGAAGAACCACAGTCGCTTCACCGTCCTTCGCTGCAGACAGCCGGGAAACACT gTTCCCAACCTGGTGTTTCTAGCGGTGAGTCCTGAGGAAAAGGAATCATGGGTCAATGCCCTCAATGTGGCAATCATCAAAGCCAAGAACAGAGTTTTAGATGAG GTGACCATTGAGGAGGACAGTGCGCTGGTACATCCCACCAGAGACCGAGCAAAGATCCCTCATGGCCGCCGGCTGCCGACCAGAGGACACCTCATGGCTGTG GCGTCCACCTCCTCACATGGCACGCTGACCCTCGACCTGGTTGCTGAGGAGGACGGTTTCTTTCCGGACTACGATGACGACTCTCAGGAATCCTGGGAGAACAGCTTCCGGGTCGACCTGCAGAGGGGGGATTTCTGTGGACAGGTGGCGGTTGTAGGATCTCGGGGCGTTGGTGGACGTCAGCGGGCTGGCACCGATGTCTCAAAGCTCAGGGTGATCTCCAAGGAGCCCAAGGTGAAGACTGGCAGTTTGCCCAGGGGGAGTGAGTGCTCCTGGGGCAAACAGTCCCACCTGGAGGTCCACAAGACCCAGCAG GTCCTTCAGACTCAGTCTCGAACACCGCAGCCTGGGAAGAGGTTCAGCATGCAGGGTCGGAGTCGCTGTGCCTCCATGGATGAAGTCCTCTCCTCCAG ACCGGCGATGATTCGTTCGGAGTTGCGGTCTGCCCTTCGTCGTTGTCCGACTGAAGAGGAGGCGGGGGGCGGGGCTTCAGTGCAGCCAGTCGGTCAGCTGCAGAGTCTCATCGCCCAGAGGATGCAGAGAgctcaggagctgctggaggagatgaGACTGCAG GAGTTGCAGAAAGCCAAAGCAGAGCGGGAACGAGGAGGCAGCTCACCTTACCTGAAGGGCATCGACTCCCCTCGACTCCATCACCTCAGGGGCTCCGACTCTCCTCACTCCAG GTCATCAGGATCTTcaaggagcaggagcagtgacTCTCCTCGCCTCCGAGGCAAAGACTCTCCTCGGCTGAGGGGGAGAGAGTCTCCTCGATCCAAAGCCAAGAAGAATCGCTCCAAAGGGACAGACTCGCCTCGCTCAAGAGGATCCCATTCTCCTGCCGCTAAAGCAAACGACTCCCCTCGACCGAAAGAGTCACCCCGTTTCACAGCCCCCGACTCTCCTAGATCAAAAAGCTCTGACAAAGTCTGTTCACCAAGCCTCAAGGGATCGTCCGGCTCCTCTGGTCCCAACAAAGACGACTCTCCTGTACAGAAGTTGCCCGAATCACCACCATGTGTCAGAGGATGTGACTCCTCTCAGATTAAAGGATCTGATTCACCTTGTGGCAGTGAAGCTGGCTCCCCTCGACTGGGGAGCAGCAAGGAGTCACCCTGTCCGAGTCAGAAGAACTCCCCGAGTTTCTCTGGATCCTTCGAGTCCAAAACCCCCGACAAGCACGGCCTGTCCCCACCTCTCCCAGCTTCACCTCCCTCCCTGCTGTCGGAGGAGGACCTGGATGTGGAGAGGAGGCGTGCTGAAGCCGAGCGCCTCCTGGAGGAGGCCGTGTCATCATGGAAGGAGGCACAGGAAGTgctgcaggaggtgaaggagctgcagagCCAGACGCTGCGGCGGCAGCGCAGGAGGACCTACGAAAAGATGACATCGACGACGGCGGTGGCCGCGGCAGCAGACGAGGACGACACGCCCGCCTCGCCAACATCACCGGAGGAGGATGACGAGTCAGAGACCCCTTGA
- the vps45 gene encoding vacuolar protein sorting-associated protein 45 codes for MNVTLAVKQYISKMVESSGPGMKVLLMDRETTSIVSVVYTQSEILQKEVYLFERIDSQNRDSMKHLKAICFLRPTKENVEHLIQELRRPKYSVYFIYFSNVISKSEIKALAEADEQEVVAEVQEFYGDFIAVNPHLFSLNLHGVARGRSWEPSMLSRCTQGLTSVLLALKKCPMIRYQLSSDMSKRLAESVKQIITKEYELFDFRKTEVPPLLLILDRSDDAITPLLNQWTYQAMVHELLGLNNNRIDLSRVPGINKDLREVVLSAENDEFYANNLYLNFGEIGTNIKNLMEDFQRKRPKGQQRLESISDMKAFVDNYPQFKKMSGTVSKHVTVVGELSRLVSERQLMEVSEVEQELACQNDHSNAQQSVRRLLQNPRLSELDAVRLVMLYALRYERHSSSILPSLMDELSRRGVSERHRRMVQSVVEYGGKRVRGSDLITPTDAVAITKQFFKGLKGVENVYTQHQPLLHDTLDQLIKGRLKDSQFPYLGASSLRDRPQDIIVFVIGGAMYEEALTVYNLNRSTPGVRIVLGGSSIHNTKSFLEEVTLTTGHGGDRPHGSGRHGSRR; via the exons ATGAACGTGACGCTCGCGGTGAAGCAGTACATCTCTAAGATGGTGGAGAGCAGCGGGCCCGGGATGAAGGTGCTGCTGATGGACAGAGAGACG accAGCATAGTGAGTGTGGTGTACACTCAGTCTGAGATCCTGCAGAAGGAGGTTTACCTCTTTGAGCGGATCGACTCTCAGAACAGAGACAGCATGAAACACCTGAAGGCCATCTGCTTCCTCAGACCCACTAAG gagAACGTAGAACATCTGATCCAAGAGCTGAGGAGACCAAAGTACAGCGTCTACTTCATCT acttCAGTAATGTGATCAGTAAGAGTGAGATCAAAGCTCTGGCTGAAgctgatgaacaggaagtggtgGCTGAAGTCCAG gagtTTTATGGAGATTTCATCGCGGTGAatcctcacctgttctctctcaaCTTACATGGAGTTGCCAGG GGCCGGAGCTGGGAGCCCTCCATGTTGTCTCGCTGCACTCAGGGTCTGACCTCCGTCCTCCTCGCTCTGAAGAAGTGTCCAATGATCCGCTACCAGCTGTCCTCGGACATGTCCAAGCGCCTGGCCGAGAGCGTCaag CAAATCATCACCAAGGAGTACGAGCTGTTTGACTTCAGGAAGACCGAggttcctcctctgctgctgatccTCGACCGCAGTGATGATGCCATCACACCTCTGCTCAACCAG TGGACCTACCAGGCCATGGTCCACGAGCTGCTGGGTCTGAACAACAACAGGATCGACCTGTCCAGGGTCCCGGGGATCAACAAAGACCTGAGAGAGGTGGTCCTGTCTGCGGAGAACGACGAGTTCTACGCCAAC AACCTGTACCTGAACTTTGGAGAGATCGGCACCAACATAAAGAACCTGATGGAGGATTTCCAGAGGAAGAGACCCAAAGGACAACAGAGGCTGGAGTCCATCTCTGACATGAAG GCCTTTGTAGACAACTACCCTCAGTTTAAAAAGATGTCGGGCACCGTGTCAAAACACGTGACAGTGGTGGGGGAGCTGTCTCGGCTGGTGTCGGAGCGTCAGCTGATGGAGGTCTCGGAGGTGGAGCAGGAGCTGGCCTGTCAGAACGACCACTCCAACGCCCAGCAG AGTGTACGTCGTCTGCTGCAGAACCCTCGTCTCTCAGAGCTGGACGCCGTCCGCCTCGTCATGCTGTACGCTCTGAGATACGAGcggcacagcagcagcatcctgcCGTCATTGATGGACGAGCTGAGCAGGAGAGGAGTGTCTGAACGACACCGCAGG ATGGTTCAGTCTGTGGTGGAGTATGGAGGGAAGAGAGTCCGAGGAAGTGACCTCATCACGCCGACAGACGCCGTCGCAATCACCAAACAGTTCTTCAAAGGACTCAAG ggtgtGGAGAACGTGTATACTCAGCATCAGCCTCTGCTTCATGACACTCTGGATCAGCTGATTAAAGGTCGACTCAAAGACAGTCAGTTTCCATACCTGGGAGCCAGCAGCCTCCGAGACAG gcctCAGGACATTATTGTCTTTGTGATTGGTGGAGCCATGTATGAAGAAGCTCTGACTGTTTACAACCTGAACCGCAGCACACCTGGAGTCCGCATCGTCCTGGGAGGAAGCAGTATCCACAACACTAagag tttccTGGAGGAAGTAACGTTGACTACTGGACACGGTGGCGACAGACCACATGGAAGTGGTCGTCATGGCAGCAGACGCTGA